A genomic stretch from Vicinamibacterales bacterium includes:
- a CDS encoding putative Na+/H+ antiporter: MDLAAVLRAQIQADPFNLVATGIFLLAILHTFAASRIAALAHRAPAGSVRSELLHFAGEVEVVFGLWAVVLLAAMTVEKGWAAATHYLNDTVNYTEALFVVVIMALASTRPIVLFAEAALRRVAAAGGGSPAAWWLTILIVGPLLGSFITEPGAMTICALLLGRQFYDLQPPMRLRYATLGLLFVNISIGGTLTHFAAPPVLMVARPWDWGLGFMLTHFGWRAVLAVIVSSVGYALVFRRDLQSLVGRLPMADLPPPDEDAATDQPVTTPMPPWVTAVHLAFMVWTVFTAHYPALFLGGFLFFLGFARATAMHQSRIELRTPLLVGFFLAGLVIHGGLQGWWIGPVLGGLTETPMFLTAAFLTAFNDNALITYLATLVPHLDPPLQLAVVGGAVAGGGLTVIANAPNPAGQALLARFFGGSISPLYLAAAALGPTIVATIALLFR, translated from the coding sequence GACCCGTTCAATCTCGTCGCGACGGGCATCTTCCTGCTGGCGATCCTCCACACGTTCGCGGCGTCGCGCATCGCCGCGCTCGCGCATCGCGCGCCCGCCGGCAGCGTCCGCAGCGAGCTGCTGCACTTCGCCGGCGAAGTCGAAGTGGTCTTCGGCCTGTGGGCGGTCGTGCTGCTGGCGGCGATGACGGTGGAGAAGGGCTGGGCCGCGGCGACGCACTACCTCAACGACACCGTCAACTACACCGAAGCGCTCTTCGTCGTCGTCATCATGGCGCTCGCGTCGACGCGGCCGATCGTGCTGTTCGCGGAAGCGGCGCTGCGCCGCGTCGCGGCGGCCGGCGGCGGTTCGCCGGCGGCCTGGTGGCTGACGATCTTGATCGTCGGGCCGCTGCTCGGCTCCTTCATCACCGAGCCGGGTGCGATGACGATCTGCGCGCTGCTGCTGGGGCGGCAGTTCTACGACCTGCAGCCGCCGATGCGGCTTCGGTACGCGACGCTCGGCCTCCTCTTCGTCAACATCTCGATTGGCGGCACGCTGACGCATTTCGCCGCGCCGCCGGTGCTGATGGTGGCGCGTCCCTGGGACTGGGGGCTCGGCTTCATGCTCACGCACTTCGGCTGGCGCGCCGTGCTGGCCGTGATCGTCTCGAGCGTCGGCTACGCCCTGGTGTTCCGGCGCGACCTGCAGTCGCTCGTCGGCCGCCTGCCGATGGCGGATCTCCCGCCGCCGGACGAAGACGCGGCGACGGATCAACCGGTGACCACACCCATGCCGCCCTGGGTGACGGCGGTCCATCTTGCGTTCATGGTCTGGACCGTGTTCACGGCGCACTATCCGGCGCTGTTCCTCGGCGGGTTCCTCTTCTTCCTCGGATTCGCGCGCGCCACCGCCATGCACCAGAGCCGCATCGAGCTGCGCACGCCGCTCCTGGTGGGATTCTTTCTGGCCGGACTCGTCATCCACGGCGGATTGCAGGGCTGGTGGATCGGCCCGGTACTGGGCGGCCTGACGGAGACGCCGATGTTCCTCACCGCGGCGTTCCTGACCGCGTTCAACGACAACGCGCTGATCACCTACCTGGCGACGCTCGTGCCGCACCTCGATCCGCCGCTGCAACTGGCGGTCGTCGGCGGCGCCGTCGCCGGCGGAGGACTGACCGTGATCGCCAACGCGCCGAACCCCGCCGGCCAGGCCCTGCTCGCGCGCTTCTTCGGAGGCTCCATCTCCCCGCTCTACCTCGCCGCGGCCGCCCTTGGCCCGACCATCGTCGCGACGATCGCGCTCCTCTTCCGGTAA